A region of Dioscorea cayenensis subsp. rotundata cultivar TDr96_F1 chromosome 5, TDr96_F1_v2_PseudoChromosome.rev07_lg8_w22 25.fasta, whole genome shotgun sequence DNA encodes the following proteins:
- the LOC120260835 gene encoding ubiquitin carboxyl-terminal hydrolase 15-like, translated as MLQPREADLPVLFLVLIVLPVATYILLGRWTEAAKKKNRISLLAQLASEEAFRVEAMTSADVIPPLVSSKTGFYVCARCFAPATTRCSKCKSIRYCSGKCQIIHWRQVHKQECQMLQDSRLNNLSGSLASVSESAMLEHSIFENSRPQFLDDDREELLHNDTSSNLSDDSCVTFATNLSDVALDSAQHSAVGKKLLEKSASKKLKREKFRNDGYVSCSKDETINCDLAPTTSSSTLSAEVSLEGVSVRHKLGTENHISASRNHRSQDTTSQIFSHAPNVLRNILHQSHKSTGKMMNVSKSKGSPILSTSVSMNRNAMSEHETDMEFSSEEVSIHNGKAYSASEELDLTSAGEKAKGSLKYKKPPYTVGTISSLSQKLADEVPKGQTFVGIARNTCVDDESRIQQSSISKSIPSDCSNRFSVVGSTKTDGSRKSSKIPKGKIAGLLNYCKKNKVLFPYEDLVKLFQCEVWDVSPRGLLNCGNSCYANAVLQCLTCTKPLMVYLLRRLHSRTCCVKDWCLMCELEQHVSMLRESGGPLSPNGILSNMRNIGWRMGGGNQEDAHEFLRLLLMSMQAICLEGLGGEKNVDCRLQETTLIQQIFGGRLRSKVKCMRCHLESERYENIMDLTLEIHGWVESLEDALTQFTAAEDLDGENMYRCGRCSTYVNARKQLSIHEVPNILTVVLKRFQTGQYGKINKCVTFPDMLDMIPFVTGTADIPPLYMLYAVVVHLDTLNASFSGHYVSYVKDLQGAWFRVDDAEVQAVPSSRVMSEGAYMLFYARSFPRPPRVYTEKPSLQAKAISRPTTAKAHKSSEFNDGQRETLSALGNRVAMANDFIAENRGSVGETFSDSFSMDFSDATSSDWSLFTSSDESSFTTESTRNSFSTVDYGDAAGLDPIVSLFSPYYGPEYPISSTISCTKFSPCKVETRFVSESKAFVVDSSKNFVHRGQNLEPVNLSSGGRYKSSRKD; from the exons ATGCTCCAGCCAAGGGAAGCTGATCTGCCTGTTCTCTTTCTGGTCTTGATTGTGCTTCCTGTGGCCACTTACATTCTACTCGGGAGATGGACTGAAGcagcaaagaagaaaaataggataagTTTGCTTGCTCAACTAGCTTCAGAAGAAGCCTTTAGAGTAGAGGCAATGACTTCTGCCGATGTGATCCCACCTTTGGTCTCTTCAAAGACGGGCTTTTATGTGTGTGCCAGATGCTTCGCTCCTGCCACTACTCGCTGCTCTAAATGCAAGTCAATTAGATACTG CTCAGGTAAGTGCCAAATAATACACTGGAGACAGGTGCACAAACAAGAATGTCAGATGTTGCAAGACAGTAGGTTAAATAATCTCTCTGGGAGTTTGGCCTCTGTTTCAGAGTCTGCTATGCTGGAGCATTCCATATTTGAGAACTCAAGACCTCAATTCCTTGACGATGATAGGGAGGAACTCCTGCATAATGATACTTCTTCAAATCTATCAGATGATTCTTGTGTCACCTTTGCTACTAACTTATCTGATGTGGCACTTGATTCAGCTCAGCATTCAGCAGTAGGGAAAAAATTGCTAGAAAAAAGTGCATCAAAAAAATTGAAGCGAGAGAAATTTAGAAATGATGGGTATGTTTCATGTTCTAAAGATGAAACTATTAACTGTGATTTGGCTCCAACTACAAGTTCAAGCACCTTGTCAGCAGAAGTTTCCTTAGAAGGTGTTTCAGTCAGGCACAAG TTGGGAACTGAGAATCATATTTCTGCCAGTAGAAATCATAGAAGTCAGGACACCACCAGCCAAATCTTTTCCCATGCTCCAAACGTTCTAAGAAATATACTGCATCAGTCTCATAAGTCAACAGGCAAAATGATGAATGTCTCAAAATCAAAAGGCTCACCTATCTTGTCGACTTCAGTGTCTATGAACAGAAATGCAATGAGTGAACATGAAACTGACATGGAGTTCAGTTCAGAGGAAGTGAGCATTCATAATGGTAAAGCTTATTCTGCTAGTGAAGAATTAGATTTAACTTCTGCAGGTGAAAAAGCTAAGGGAAGCTTAAAGTATAAAAAACCTCCATACACAGTGGGAACCATTTCTTCCTTATCCCAAAAACTGGCAGATGAAGTACCAAAAGGTCAAACCTTTGTGGGGATTGCAAGGAACACATGCGTGGATGATGAATCTA GGATACAACAAAGTAGTATTTCCAAGAGCATCCCTTCAGATTGCTCCAATAGGTTCTCAGTTGTGGGAAGCACCAAGACTGATGGTTCAAGAAAGTCATCTAAGATTCCCAAGGGAAAGATTGCTGGACTTTTAAATTACTGTAAGAAAAACAAG GTGCTGTTTCCCTATGAAGATCTTGTTAAGCTTTTTCAATGTGAAGTTTGGGACGTATCTCCTCGAGGGCTTCTTAACTGTGGCAACAG TTGCTATGCTAATGCTGTGCTTCAATGCTTAACATGCACAAAGCCTCTCATGGTCTACTTGCTGCGGAGATTACATTCAAGAACCT gTTGTGTTAAAGATTGGTGCCTTATGTGTGAACTTGAGCAACATGTGTCCATGTTGCGAGAAAGTGGTGGCCCTTTATCTCCAAATGGAATCCTCTCAAATATGAGAAATATTGGGTGGAGAATGGGTGGTGGAAATCAAGAAGATGCTCATGAATTTTTAAG GCTTTTACTAATGTCTATGCAAGCTATATGCCTCGAGGGCCTGGGTGGTGAGAAAAATGTTGATTGTAGGTTGCAAGAGACCACCCTAATACAACAGATCTTTGGCGGTCGCCTTAGATCAAAG GTCAAATGCATGAGATGCCATCTTGAGTCAGAAAGATATGAAAACATCATGGATCTCACCTTGGAGATACATGGTTGGGTTGAATCCTTGGAGGATGCACTCACCCAATTCACTGCTGCCGAGGATTTAGATGGAGAGAACATGTACAGATGTGGAAG GTGTTCCACATATGTCAATGCCCGAAAGCAATTAAGTATACATGAAGTGCCAAATATCTTGACAGTTGTTCTGAAGAGATTTCAG ACAGGGCAATacggaaaaataaataaatgtgttaCCTTCCCGGATATGCTGGACATGATACCGTTCGTGACTGGAACTGCAGACATTCCTCCACTCTACATGCTCTATGCAGTTGTTGTACATTTAGATACCCTCAATGCGTCATTTTCTGGGCACTATGTGTCCTATGTTAAGGATCTACAAGGAGCATGGTTCAGAGTTGACGATGCTGAG GTGCAAGCAGTGCCATCAAGTCGGGTAATGTCTGAAGGTGCTTACATGTTATTCTATGCCAG ATCTTTCCCGCGACCGCCCCGGGTTTACACTGAAAAACCATCATTACAAGCTAAAGCTATTTCAAGGCCTACCACAGCAAAGGCACATAAATCTTCTGAATTCAATGATGGACAAAGAGAGACGTTGTCAGCCTTGGGCAACCGCGTTGCTATGGCAAATGATTTTATAGCTGAAAACCGTGGGAGCGTCGGGGAAACATTTTCAGACTCATTCAGCATGGACTTTTCTGATGCTACTTCAAGTGATTGGTCTCTCTTCACAAGCTCCGATGAATCATCATTTACTACTGAGAGCACCCGGAATTCATTCAGCACTGTTGATTACGGGGATGCTGCAGGCCTCGACCCCATTGTATCACTGTTTAGTCCATACTATGGCCCGGAATATCCCATAAGCAGCACCATATCCTGTACGAAGTTCTCGCCATGTAAAGTGGAGACGAGATTCGTTTCAGAGAGCAAAGCCTTTGTTGTGGATTCTTCGAAGAATTTTGTACATAGGGGACAGAATCTGGAGCCGGTCAATCTATCTTCAGGTGGTAGATACAAAAGTAGTCGGAAAGACTAA
- the LOC120260498 gene encoding heme-binding protein 2-like: MHGMRLLTVFALSSLLVAAVGVAGVGIFPPTCERIECAEFDVIAEGDGYEIRRYNSAVWMSTSLIDDISLVNATRTGFLQLFDYIQGKNKYGETIEMTGPVMSQISPSDGPFCKSSFVVSFYVPKKNQANPPPAEGLHVQKWQSKFLAVRQFGGFVSDDTIGQQADALLSSLTGSNWASAIDPSEAYAVAQYNSPFEFSGRVNEVWITLDLHASAM, translated from the exons ATGCACGGCATGCGTTTGCTCACCGTCTTCGCCCTCTCGTCGCTGCTGGTTGCCGCCGTTGGGGTGGCCGGCGTGGGAATCTTCCCTCCGACTTGCGAGAGGATCGAGTGCGCGGAGTTTGATGTGATCGCTGAGGGCGACGGGTATGAGATTCGTCGGTATAATTCCGCAGTTTGGATGTCCACCTCCCTCATCGACGATATCTCTTTGGTGAACGCCACTCGGACTGGATTTCTTCA GTTATTTGATTACATCCAAGGGAAGAATAAATATGgggaaacaatagaaatgacAGGTCCAGTGATGAGCCAAATCTCACCCAGTGATGGACCTTTCTGTAAATCATCATTTGTTGTGAGTTTTTACGTTCCAAAGAAGAACCAGGCCAATCCTCCTCCTGCTGAAGGCCTTCATGTGCAGAAATGGCAGTCTAAATTTTTAGCTGTGCGACAATTTGGTGGCTTTGTGTCTGATGATACAATTGGACAGCAAGCAGATGCTCTGCTTTCCAGTCTCACAGGTTCCAACTGGGCTTCTGCTATTGATCCATCTGAAGCTTATGCAGTTGCACAGTATAATTCACCATTTGAGTTCTCTGGCAGAGTGAATGAGGTCTGGATAACACTTGATCTTCATGCTTCTGCAATGTAA
- the LOC120261922 gene encoding uncharacterized protein LOC120261922 has protein sequence MATQLIESNRDGAEVYHGADLCKKKCIEVLEEMHLPRGLLPLNNLEEVGRNKATGFVWLRQPKSVKHDFDKIGRPVSYATEVTAFLEDRRMKRVSGVKSKEMLIWVSLCDIFINDADGDKITFKTPTGLSRSFPVSAFELEETKN, from the coding sequence ATGGCGACGCAGCTGATCGAGAGCAACCGCGATGGCGCCGAGGTCTACCACGGCGCGGATCTCTGCAAAAAGAAGTGCATCGAGGTCCTTGAAGAGATGCATCTCCCTCGGGGGCTGCTGCCTCTGAACAATCTCGAAGAGGTTGGGCGGAACAAGGCGACGGGGTTCGTTTGGCTCCGGCAACCCAAATCGGTGAAGCATGACTTCGATAAGATCGGCCGTCCGGTGTCGTACGCGACGGAGGTAACGGCGTTCCTGGAGGACAGGCGGATGAAGAGGGTTTCCGGCGTGAAGAGCAAGGAGATGCTGATCTGGGTCTCGCTCTGCGACATCTTCATCAACGACGCTGATGGAGATAAGATCACGTTCAAGACTCCCACGGGTTTGTCTCGATCCTTCCCCGTTTCCGCTTTCGAGTTGGAGGAGACGAAGAACTAG